The proteins below are encoded in one region of Ammospiza caudacuta isolate bAmmCau1 chromosome 33, bAmmCau1.pri, whole genome shotgun sequence:
- the LOC131570170 gene encoding steroid 21-hydroxylase-like, translating into MAMDTGGHRDVADYFKVLGLFEEYGWSMENFFRTRELRSYGEAPLDPFEVFTFHTCSTIAHLLFGELVPPPGELRAFSRCLGELLQVWGHSSVRVLDLLPLLRALPNPGLRKLLQLVQHRDMFVETQIQRHQLGRPGELGGSPRSGAACPSPPPDSVLGALLGRNPGAREGPLSPPRLHMALVDLFIGGTETTAAALGWAVAFLLHRPELQVRLRAELQGAQGPPGPGDMGRLPLLQATVSETLRLRPPAPLALPHCALRHTSLGGLPVAAGTVLIPNLLAAQQDPDIWQHPEVFLPERFLAPGAPSRSLLPFGCGVRSCPGEGLARAELFVFLGLILREFRLEPGPEGLPGLRGSPGTVLRCPSFRLRMVPCQPPGLP; encoded by the exons ATGGCGATGGACACCGGGGGTCACAGGGATGTGGCG GACTACTTCAAAGTTTTAGGGCTTTTTGAGGAGTACGGATGGTCTATGGAGAACTTTTTTAGGACTAGG GAGCTGCGTTCGTATGGGGAGGCCCCCCTGGACCCCTTTGAGGTGTTCACCTtccacacctgcagcaccatcGCACACCTCCTCTTTGGGGAGCTG GTGCCCCCTCCAGGGGAGCTCCGGGCCTTCTCACGCTgcctgggggagctgctgcaggtctgGGGGCACAGCAGTGTTCGGGTGCTGgacctgctgcccctgctgcgg GCCCTGCCCAACCCGGGACTGcggaagctgctgcagcttgtCCAGCACCGTGACATGTTTGTGGAGACCCAGATCCAGCGGCATCAGCTGGGGAGGCCCggggagctgggaggcagccCGAGGTCAGGAGCG GCgtgcccctcccctcccccggACTCAGTTctgggggcactgctggggcgTAATCCTGGGGCACGGGagggccccctgagccccccccgGCTGCACATGGCGCTGGTGGACCTGTTCATTGGGGGAACCGAGACCACTGCGGCggcgctgggctgggctgtggcctTCCTGCTGCACCGCCCCGAG ctgcaggtgcgGCTGCGGGCGGAGctgcagggggcacagggaccacCCGGGCCAGGGGACATGGGGCGCCTGCCCCTTCTTCAGGCCACCGTCAGTGAGACCCTGCGGCTGCGACCCCCTGCGCCCCTGGCGCTGCCCCACTGCGCCCTGCGCCACACCAG TCTTGGGGGGCTCCCCGTGGCAGCCGGCACTGTCCTGATCCCCAACCTGCTGGCAGCCCAACAGGACCCTGACATCTGGCAGCACCCTGAGGTCTTCCTGCCCG AGCGGTTCCTGGCGCCGGGCGCCCCCTCGCGGTCACTGCTGCCGTTCGGCTGCGGGGTGCGATCGTGCCCGGGGGAGGGGCTGGCGCGGGCCGAGCTCTTCGTGTTCCTGGGGCTGATCCTGCGGGAATTCCGTCTGGAGCCGGGCCCGGAGGGACtgccggggctgaggggctcACCGGGCACGGTGCTGCGCTGCCCCTCCTTTCGCCTGCGTAtggtgccctgccagcccccggGCTTACCCTGA